The following are encoded together in the Anguilla rostrata isolate EN2019 chromosome 19, ASM1855537v3, whole genome shotgun sequence genome:
- the LOC135245881 gene encoding guanylyl cyclase-activating protein 1-like: MGNSSGCTADDIQAVEMHLWYKKFMTECPSGQLTLHEFKQFFGLRGLDPEANAYIEQMFRTFDMNKDGTIDFMEYVAALSLVMRGKIEQKLRWYFKLYDVDGNGCIDRHELLNIIKAIRAINGTESQETSAEEFTNRVFDKIDINGDGELSLEEFVEGARNDEDFMDVMMKSLDLSHIMAMIHNRRHSV; encoded by the exons ATGGGGAACTCCAGCGGGTGCACGGCGGACGACATCCAGGCGGTGGAGATGCACCTGTGGTACAAGAAGTTCATGACGGAGTGTCCGTCGGGCCAGCTCACGCTGCACGAGTTCAAGCAGTTCTTCGGGCTCCGCGGCCTGGACCCCGAGGCCAACGCCTACATCGAGCAGATGTTCCGCACCTTCGACATGAACaag GACGGCACCATAGACTTCATGGAGTACGTGGCGGCGCTCAGCCTGGTGATGAGAGGCAAGATCGAGCAGAAGCTGCGCTGGTACTTCAAGCTGTACGACGTCGACGGCAACGGCTGCATCGACCGGCACGAGCTGCTCAACATCATCAAG gctatACGTGCCATCAATGGCACCGAGTCGCAGGAGACTTCTGCAGAGGAATTCACTAACCGAGTATTCGACAAGATCGACATCAACGGAGACG GGGAGCTATCACTGGAGGAGTTTGTGGAAGGGGCGCGGAATGATGAGGATTTCATGGACGTGATGATGAAGAGCCTGGATCTGTCTCACATAATGGCCATGATCCACAACCGCAGGCACAGCGTTTaa